The window CGCCCATGGCCAGTTGCCGTTTCAGAACCGCGACCTCGGCGGCCAGCGCCTTGCGCTCGTCCGACAATGCACGGACCTTGTTGACCACATCGCCGGATTGCGCCTTCAGAATGCCCGCAACTTCGGACAGCTCCGCATCGACGCGGCGCAATTCGGCCATCGCCGCCTGCCCGGTCAGTGCTTCGATCCGGCGGATGCCAGCGGCTGATGCCGCCTCGCTGCTTAACGCGAACATGCCGATATCGCCGGTGCGGGCGACATGCGTGCCGCCACAAAGTTCCAGCGAATAGGTCTGCCCGTCAGAGCCCTTGCCCGACTCGGGCGAACGCCCCATCGACACCACCCGTACCTCGTCACCGTATTTTTCGCCAAACAAAGCCTGCGCACCAATTGCGCGGGCGTCATCAGGCGTCATGATCCGGGTCTCGACCGGGCTGTTCTGGCGGATGTAATCGTTTACATCACGCTCGACCTGAGCGATTTCGTCCGGCGTCAGCGCCTTGTTATGGCTGAAATCGAAGCGCAGCCGATCATGCGCGTTCAGGCTGCCCCGCTGCGCGACATGATCGCCAAGCGCACGGCGCAGCGCCTCGTGCAGCAAATGGGTCGCCGAGTGGTTCGCGCGGATGTCACCACGCCGGTCGTGATCGACCGACATCTGCGCGGCCTGCCCCTTGGCGATCTCGCCAAGCGTCACCTCGGCCACATGCAGATACACGCCCGCCACCTTGCGGGTATCGGTCACGCGCGCAGCGCCGGTCTCTGTCTTGATCAGACCGGTATCGCCCACCTGACCGCCGGCTTCGGCGTAAAAGGGCGACTGGTTGACCACAATCTGGACCTTGTCGCCCTGTTTGGCGCCGGCCTGTTCGGCGCCGTCGCTCACCAGTGACAGGATCTGGCCCTCGGCCTCTTCGGTGTCATAGCCCAGAAATTCGGTCACGCCGTGCTGTTCGGCCAAATCATACCAGATCGCGGCATCCTTGGTCTCGCCACTGCCGGACCATGCGGCGCGTGCCTTGGCCTTTTGCTCGGCCATGGCGCTGTCAAAACCCGCCACATCCACCGCGCGGCCCTGTTCGCGCAGCGCATCCTGCGTCAGATCCAGCGGAAAACCATAGGTATCGTAAAGCTTGAACGCCGACTCGCCCGGCAGGTTGGCACCCTCGGGCAGTTTTGCCAGTTCGTCATCCAGCAGGCGCAGACCACGATCCAGCGTCTGGCGAAAGCGGGTTTCCTCGCTTTTCAGCGTTTCCTCGATCATGGCCTGACCGCGGCTGAGTTCGGGATAGGCGGCGCCCATCTGGCGGACCAGCGCCGGCACCAGCTTGAACATCACCGGGTCCTGCGCACCCAGCATATGCGCATGGCGCATCGCCCGACGCATGATCCGGCGCAGCACATAACCGCGCCCCTCATTCGACGGCATCACCCCGTCCGCAATCAGGAACGAGGTCGAGCGCAGGTGATCCGCGATCACCCGGTGGTGCACCTTGCCCGGACCGTCGGGATCGCTGCTGGTCGCATTGGCGCTGGCCTCTATCAGGCTGCGCATCAGGTCGGTGTCGTAATTGTCGTGCTTGCCCTGCAACAGCGCGCCGATGCGCTCCAGCCCCATGCCGGTGTCAATCGACTGCGCCGCCAGATCCTTCATGCTGCCGTCTTCGAACTGCTCGAACTGCATGAAGACGAGGTTCCAGATCTCGATAAAGCGGTCGCCATCCTCATCGGCAGAGCCCGGAGGCCCGCCCCAGATCTTGTCGCCGTGATCGTAGAAAATCTCGGTGCAGGGCCCACATGGCCCGGTCGGCCCCATCTGCCAGAAGTTGTCATTGGTCGCGATGCGGATGATCCTGTCATCCGACAGGCCGGCGACCTTCTTCCAGATAGACGCGGCCTCATCATCGGTGTGATACACCGTGACCAGCAGCTTATCCTTGGGGATGCCGAATTCTTTGGTCAGCAACTCCCAGGCATAGGGGATCGCCTGCTCTTTGAAATAATCGCCAAAGCTGAAATTCCCCAGCATCTCAAAGAACGTGTGGTGACGCGCGGTGTAGCCGACGTTGTCCAGATCATTGTGCTTGCCGCCTGCCCGCACGCATTTCTGCGAGGTCGTGGCGCGGGTATAGTCGCGCGTCTCGACGCCGGTGAACAGATTCTTGAACTGCACCATGCCTGAATTGGCGAACATCAGCGTCGGATCGTTGCGCGGCACCAAAGGGCTGCTGTCCACGATCCGGTGGCCGTTCTTTTCGTAAAAGTTCAGAAATGTGGAACGGATATCGTTCAGGCTGGGCATCTTGGGCCTTTTTCGCAGAAGGGTACAGGGTCGTGCCGGCCTTGCCGGTTCGCGCTTTGGTCTAGCCGCAGCGCGCGCGCCTGTCCAGCAACCCTGCAGTCATCGCCCGCTGTAGAGTAATTCGGGGTGCGGCCATGCCTTCGGGCGTATTCGCCTGCCCCCGGCCGTCAAGGGACGAAAAGGCGCAGGTTCGCCTGCGCCTTTTCACCAGATCAGAATGCGAAGCTCGGATTAGTCTTCCGACAAAAGCTCGTCACCGGCGCCCTCGCCCGTGCCGAAATCCAGACCGTGGCTGGCTCGGATCTTGTCCTCGATCGCATAGGCGATATCCGCGTGATCCCTCAGATATTGCTTGGCGTTCTCGCGGCCCTGGCCGATGCGCTCGTCGCCATAGGAATACCATGACCCCGATTTCTCGACCACGCCGGCCTTGACGCCCAGATCGACCAACTCGCCCATCTTGCTGATGCCCTCACCATACATGATGTCGAATTCGACCTGCCGAAAGGGGGGCGCGACCTTGTTCTTGACGACCTTGACCCGCGTGGTGTTGCCCACCACCTCGTCGCGATCCTTGATCGAGCCAATGCGGCGGATATCCAGGCGGACCGAGGCATAAAACTTAAGCGCGTTGCCGCCAGAGGTGGTTTCGGGGCTGCCGAACATCACGCCGATCTTCATCCTGATCTGGTTGATGAAGATCACCATGCAATTGCTGCGACCAATGCTGGCGGTCAGTTTGCGCATCGCCTGGCTCATCAAGCGGGCCTGGGCACCAACCTGATGGTCCCCCATATCGCCCTCGATCTCGGCTTTCGGGGTCAGCGCGGCGACCGAATCGATCACCACCATGCTGACCGCACCCGAACGCACCAACGTATCCACAATTTCCAGCGCCTGTTCGCCCGTATCGGGCTGGCTGATCAGCAGCTCGTCAAGGTTCACACCCAGCTTTCGTGCATATTGCGGGTCCAGCGCATGTTCTGCGTCAACGAACGCGCAAACCCCGCCTTTTTTCTGTTCTTCTGCCACCGCGTGCAGCGTCAGCGTCGTCTTGCCGCTGCTTTCAGGCCCATAGATCTCGACGATGCGCCCTTTTGGCAGCCCGCCAATGCCCAGTGCGATGTCCAGCCCAAGCGATCCGGTCGAGGTCGCCTCGATCTCGGTCACCGGGCTGTCCTTGCCCAGTTTCATGATCGAACCCTTGCCGAATTGCCGTTCGATCTGCGCCAGGGCGCTGTCCAGCGCCTTCTGTTTGTCCGCGCTGCGTTTATCGTTCATGTCCAGAATACTCGCCGTCGCCATCATATCCTCGCCCGTTATTTCATACGCCCCGCTGATGGGCAATCTGCCTCGACTTCACAGGCATGTTCACCACCTGTTCTCACACTCATGCGCGAAAATAAGGCCTGACGCAAGCCTCATCTGCATCCGATCAGCCAATGCTTGGGCGATCCTGGCACGGCGAATATTAAGAAACGGTTTACAGCGCCCAACCCGCCGGTTATCCCCTCAAGGCTTTGACGCGAGGAAGGGAAACAGGACCCTATGCTGATTTTCTGGGAACCCAGGCTGGTCTTTCTGGCGACACCAAAGGCCGGCTCGACCGCCATCGAGGCCGCGCTGGAGCCGCTGGCCGCTGTGGCCATGCAGCGACCAGCCGCGCTGAAGCATGTCGACAAGGCGACCCTCGACGCCCATGTGCTTCCCTGGCTGGAATCAGCAGCGGGCAGCACGTTTACAACCGTCGCGCTGATGCGCGAGCCGGTCGAATGGCTGCGCAGCTGGTACCGCTTCAAGCTGCGCGACGATCATGAGGACCCGGAACACCGGATGGAGGGCGTCAGCTTTGCGCAGTTCGCGCACGACTATGCCAGCCCCGATGGCCCGCAACATCTGAATCTTGTGCCTCAGCATCGCTTTCTTTCAAGCCAAGGGCGGACGGTTGACCGCATTTTCCGCTATGAAGAGATGCAGAATTTTGTCGATTTCCTCGAGGATCAGCTGGATTGCGCCATCAGCCTGCCCCGGCTGAACGTGCCACCGACCGTCGATGTCGATTTGGCAGGCCCGGATGAACAGGCGCTGCGGCAAGCAATGGCCGCCGATATCGCCTTGTACGAAACCATCTAGCGCCACGCGCTGGCCAATCAGGCCGTTGGGCAACGGACCAGCCATTTGCGCGCATTGCGGCATCATCGGGGGATCACCAAAATCATGCGCAATGTCCGGCGGGCAATTTCGGGCCGACACGGATCACGTGTCGTCATTGTCTCCGGCCAGATGACGCGCGACCGTCTGGGTCAGTTCGGCCAGCGAAAAGGGCTTGGCCAGGAACACCGAATTTGGCACCGGGCTTTGCCCTTCGGCAAAGATCTCTTCGCTATAGCCCGAGATGAACACGACCCGTGTCTCTGGCCGGTCGCGCAGCGCGCTGCGGACCCAGCTGGGGCCATCCATCCCGGGCATGACCACATCGGTTACAAAGACATCGATCTGGACGTCGCTATCCGACAGCAGCGCCAGCGCGGCCTCGGCGTTCTCGGCCTCTAGCACTTCATAGCCCTTCAAACGCAAGGCCCGTGCCGCGAAGGCACGGACCGGTGCCTCATCTTCGACCAGCAGGATCGTGGCGCCGCTGGTTTCGGTCAGCATCTGCGCTGCGCCGGCAGCCTTTTCCAGTTCCTTGGGCTTGGCGCCCTCATGGGCAGGGAAATACAGCGTGAAAACAGTTCCCTGCCCCAATGTGCTGTCACAAAAGATGAAGCCTCCGGTTTGCTTGATGATGCCGTAGACGGTCGACAATCCCAGGCCGGTTCCCTCGCCGGTGCGCTTGGTCGTAAAGAACGGCTCGAATATCTTGGTCAGGTGCTTGGGCGCGATCCCGTTGCCTTCATCGCGCAGTTCGACCATCACATAGGAGCCCTTGGCCAGAACCGCGCGATCCCGTTCGAATGCCTCGTCCAGATGGATATTGCGGGTCTGAATCGTGATATCGCCGCCCGACGGCATCGCGTCACGCGCATTCACCACCAGATTCATGATGACCTGCTCAAGCTGGCGCTTGTCGGCGCGGATCGGCAGCAGTTGTGCATCGTGCAGAATGTTCAGGGCAACGCGGCCACCCACCAGACGGTTCAGCAAATGGGTCAGATCGGCCAGGATATCGCGCAGATCCAGGATTTCGGGCTTCATCGTCTGCTTGCGTGAAAAGGCCAGCAGCTGACTGACCAGTGCCGCAGCGCGATTGGCGTTCTGGCTGATCTGATCCAGATCGGCATAATCCTGATCAGCCTTGTCGTGACGCATCATCAACAGTTCGCAATGCCCGCTGATTGCCGTCAGCAGATTGTTGAAATCATGCGCGACGCCCCCCGCCAACTGCCCGATGGCCTGCATCTTCTGGCTTTGGACGAACTGTGCCTCCAGCGTCTTCAAGGCACTGGCATCTGTCAGAACCGCGATATGGCCGGAGGCCTGCACGGGATCGCGGGCAAGGGAAATCTGGAAATGCCGGTCGGTATCAGCGCCGCGCAG is drawn from Paracoccus tegillarcae and contains these coding sequences:
- the alaS gene encoding alanine--tRNA ligase, whose protein sequence is MPSLNDIRSTFLNFYEKNGHRIVDSSPLVPRNDPTLMFANSGMVQFKNLFTGVETRDYTRATTSQKCVRAGGKHNDLDNVGYTARHHTFFEMLGNFSFGDYFKEQAIPYAWELLTKEFGIPKDKLLVTVYHTDDEAASIWKKVAGLSDDRIIRIATNDNFWQMGPTGPCGPCTEIFYDHGDKIWGGPPGSADEDGDRFIEIWNLVFMQFEQFEDGSMKDLAAQSIDTGMGLERIGALLQGKHDNYDTDLMRSLIEASANATSSDPDGPGKVHHRVIADHLRSTSFLIADGVMPSNEGRGYVLRRIMRRAMRHAHMLGAQDPVMFKLVPALVRQMGAAYPELSRGQAMIEETLKSEETRFRQTLDRGLRLLDDELAKLPEGANLPGESAFKLYDTYGFPLDLTQDALREQGRAVDVAGFDSAMAEQKAKARAAWSGSGETKDAAIWYDLAEQHGVTEFLGYDTEEAEGQILSLVSDGAEQAGAKQGDKVQIVVNQSPFYAEAGGQVGDTGLIKTETGAARVTDTRKVAGVYLHVAEVTLGEIAKGQAAQMSVDHDRRGDIRANHSATHLLHEALRRALGDHVAQRGSLNAHDRLRFDFSHNKALTPDEIAQVERDVNDYIRQNSPVETRIMTPDDARAIGAQALFGEKYGDEVRVVSMGRSPESGKGSDGQTYSLELCGGTHVARTGDIGMFALSSEAASAAGIRRIEALTGQAAMAELRRVDAELSEVAGILKAQSGDVVNKVRALSDERKALAAEVAVLKRQLAMGGGGAAEAKDIGGVKFMGRRVDGVSGKELGPLVDEMKAQLGSGAVLVLAEADGKATVAAGVTPDLTDRISAVALVQTAVAALGGKGGGGRPDRAQGGAPNLEAADAAIAEAEKLIGGAA
- the recA gene encoding recombinase RecA, with the translated sequence MATASILDMNDKRSADKQKALDSALAQIERQFGKGSIMKLGKDSPVTEIEATSTGSLGLDIALGIGGLPKGRIVEIYGPESSGKTTLTLHAVAEEQKKGGVCAFVDAEHALDPQYARKLGVNLDELLISQPDTGEQALEIVDTLVRSGAVSMVVIDSVAALTPKAEIEGDMGDHQVGAQARLMSQAMRKLTASIGRSNCMVIFINQIRMKIGVMFGSPETTSGGNALKFYASVRLDIRRIGSIKDRDEVVGNTTRVKVVKNKVAPPFRQVEFDIMYGEGISKMGELVDLGVKAGVVEKSGSWYSYGDERIGQGRENAKQYLRDHADIAYAIEDKIRASHGLDFGTGEGAGDELLSED
- a CDS encoding sulfotransferase family 2 domain-containing protein, giving the protein MLIFWEPRLVFLATPKAGSTAIEAALEPLAAVAMQRPAALKHVDKATLDAHVLPWLESAAGSTFTTVALMREPVEWLRSWYRFKLRDDHEDPEHRMEGVSFAQFAHDYASPDGPQHLNLVPQHRFLSSQGRTVDRIFRYEEMQNFVDFLEDQLDCAISLPRLNVPPTVDVDLAGPDEQALRQAMAADIALYETI
- a CDS encoding hybrid sensor histidine kinase/response regulator gives rise to the protein MARWERLIGLPRNAIVFLPALMLPALLGSALLVMFPDSSSGKAAIIFATIAVAWYILGGAMSLLQAARGMAGRRALSAIKSEVVAAPEPIWITDSDGLVLFQNAASLDGFGDIVGRSILTWIAHIRADASNLIEDLMNRADRSGFAEAELPDGDVLALGRSVDAPLQIWSYHGLDEASSDEAEEDDSEPEPEDEFDALPVSLLRLSGDGIVRRANPTARRLLGSSPIDIHLGKILEGPGRPVGDWLADVAAGRTDQRAEMLRLRGADTDRHFQISLARDPVQASGHIAVLTDASALKTLEAQFVQSQKMQAIGQLAGGVAHDFNNLLTAISGHCELLMMRHDKADQDYADLDQISQNANRAAALVSQLLAFSRKQTMKPEILDLRDILADLTHLLNRLVGGRVALNILHDAQLLPIRADKRQLEQVIMNLVVNARDAMPSGGDITIQTRNIHLDEAFERDRAVLAKGSYVMVELRDEGNGIAPKHLTKIFEPFFTTKRTGEGTGLGLSTVYGIIKQTGGFIFCDSTLGQGTVFTLYFPAHEGAKPKELEKAAGAAQMLTETSGATILLVEDEAPVRAFAARALRLKGYEVLEAENAEAALALLSDSDVQIDVFVTDVVMPGMDGPSWVRSALRDRPETRVVFISGYSEEIFAEGQSPVPNSVFLAKPFSLAELTQTVARHLAGDNDDT